One stretch of Harmonia axyridis chromosome 1, icHarAxyr1.1, whole genome shotgun sequence DNA includes these proteins:
- the LOC123684003 gene encoding putative pre-mRNA-splicing factor ATP-dependent RNA helicase PRP1, producing MSKRRIEVMDPFIKKKREERGIPTGTTGGSSSTSALTNPYTGLPYTQKYHELFRKRIGLPVFEYKADFMRLLAEHQCIVLVGETGSGKTTQIPQWCVEYARSVGTKGVSCTQPRRVAAMSVAQRVSEEMDVALGQEVGYSIRFEDMSSPKTILKYMTDGMLLREGMSDPMLEGYQCILLDEAHERTLATDILMGVLKEVIKQRSDLKLVIMSATLDAGKFQQYFDNAPLMTVPGRTHPVEIFYTPEPERDYLEAAIRTVIQIHMCEEVPGDILLFLTGQEEIEVACKRIKREIDNLGPEVGELKCIPLYSTLPPNLQQRIFEEAPPNKPNGAIGRKVVVSTNIAETSLTIDGVVFVIDPGFAKQKVYNPRIRVESLLVSPISKASAQQRAGRAGRTRPGKCFRLYTEKAFKNEMQDNTYPEILRSNLGSVVLQLKKLGIDDLVHFDFMDPPAPETLMRALELLNYLAALDDDGNLTDLGAVMAEFPLDPQLAKMLIASCNHNCSNEILSITAMLSVPQCFVRPNEAKKAADDAKMRFAHIDGDHLTLLNVYHAFKQSMEDPQWCYDNFVNYRSLKSADNVRQQLSRIMDRFSLKRTSTDFTSKDYYINIRKALVNGFFMQVAHLERTGHYLTIKDNQIVQLHPSTCLDHKPEWVIYNEFVLTTKNYIRTVTDIKPDWLLKIAPQYYDLNNFPQCEAKRQLEIIQQRMESKQYQQGF from the exons ATGTCTAAACGTAGAATAGAAGTGATGGATCCTTTTATCAAAAAGAAAAG GGAAGAAAGAGGAATACCGACTGGTACAACAGGAGGTTCATCTTCTACAAGTGCACTAACAAACCCATACACAGGACTTCCTtacactcaaaaatatcatGAACTGTTCCGAAAACGCATTGGTTTACCCGTATTTGAATATAAAGCAGATTTTATGAGGTTATTAGCAGAACATCAATGTATTGTATTAGTTGGTGAGACTGGTTCTGGTAAAACTACACAAATTCCTCAGTGGTGTGTTGAATATGCCAGGTCTGTGGGTACAAAAGGCGTCTCTTGTACACAACCAAGGAGGGTAGCAGCTATGTCTGTTGCCCAGCGTGTATCCGAAGAAATGGATGTTGCTTTAGGACAGGAAGTTGGTTATAGCATTCGTTTTGAAGATATGTCATCTCCGAAGACTATCTTGAA GTACATGACCGACGGTATGCTTCTGCGAGAAGGAATGAGTGATCCAATGCTTGAGGGCTATCAATGCATTCTTCTTGATGAAGCTCACGAAAGAACTTTGGCTACAGACATTCTCATGGGAGTTCTTAAGGAGGTTATTAAACAAAGATCAGACTTGAAATTAGTTATTATGTCTGCCACACTTGATGCCGGAAAATTCCAACAGTATTTCGATAACGCACCTCTCATGACTGTACCCGGTAGAACACATCCCGTCGAAATCTTTTATACGCCAGAACCAGAACGTGATTACTTAGAAGCCGCTATAAGGACTGTCATTCAGATCCACATGTGTGAAGAGGTTCCTGGTGATATATTGCTGTTCTTAACAG GTCAGGAAGAAATTGAAGTGGCATGCAAAAGAATCAAAAGGGAAATCGATAATCTAGGTCCAGAAGTGGGAGAACTCAAGTGCATACCTTTATACTCTACTCTTCCACCCAATCTCCAACAGAGAATTTTCGAAGAGGCACCTCCAAATAAACCAAACGGGGCAATTGGAAGGAAAGTGGTGGTGTCTACAAATATCGCCGAAACATCTTTGACAATTGATGGAGTAGTGTTTGTCATAGATCCTGGATTCGCCAAACAGAAAGTCTATAATCCCAGGATTCGTGTAGAGTCATTGCTTGTCTCTCCCATCAGTAAAGCTTCAGCACAGCAAAG GGCCGGTCGTGCAGGTCGTACCCGTCCCGGAAAGTGCTTCAGACTCTACACGGAGAAGGCGTTCAAGAACGAGATGCAGGACAACACCTATCCCGAGATCTTGAGGTCCAACCTCGGCTCGGTGGTGTTGCAGCTGAAGAAGCTGGGCATAGACGATCTGGTCCACTTCGATTTCATGGACCCCCCTGCCCCCGAAACGCTGATGAGGGCGCTGGAACTGCTCAATTACCTGGCCGCCCTCGACGACGACGGCAACCTCACCGACTTGGGGGCCGTAATGGCGGAGTTCCCGCTGGATCCCCAGCTGGCCAAGATGCTGATAGCCAGCTGTAACCACAACTGTTCCAACGAGATTCTGTCGATTACGGCCATGTTGTCAG TCCCGCAGTGTTTCGTCAGACCAAACGAGGCCAAGAAGGCAGCAGACGACGCCAAAATGAGGTTCGCCCACATCGACGGTGATCACCTGACTTTGCTGAACGTCTATCATGCCTTCAAACAGA GTATGGAAGACCCCCAGTGGTGCTATGACAATTTCGTCAATTACCGTTCCCTCAAATCCGCCGATAACGTACGACAACAGCTTTCTCGAATAATGGACCGCTTCAGTCTTAAAAGGACATCTACAGATTTCACCAGCAAAGACTATTACATTAACATCAGGAAAGCTTTGGTCAACGGATTTTTCATGCAG GTAGCACATTTGGAGAGGACTGGGCACTATCTGACCATCAAAGATAACCAAATAGTTCAATTGCACCCGTCCACTTGCCTAGACCACAAACCCGAGTGGGTGATATATAATGAGTTTGTCCTCACCACAAAAAATTACATCAGGACAGTCACAGATATAAAAC CGGACTGGTTATTGAAGATTGCTCCACAATACTACGATTTGAACAACTTCCCTCAATGCGAAGCCAAACGACAATTGGAGATCATACAACAGAGGATGGAGTCAAAACAGTACCAACagggtttttaa
- the LOC123684004 gene encoding serine protease 7-like, producing the protein MISLRGVIFLIVCSGWASSSPHKYEKGLFGFLFSPCQCKCGIKNLEARFLGGEYTKGHEFPWLAMIQIKGFAATTATLINSRYVITAASELIGLTPYDIKITFGQYDRCFPDVSSTNVSVEKILIHPDFNPSSRAHNIALIKTTGPILFERRISPICLGFPGTKYLGQVATVAGWDQSKSPQETTSPSCRPKKVGLPVLGASECLLSSKEQNPGDDKGCLGILGAPSIVCEGDAGSPVMYRSYDGVYELIGIMTDTNDCSSKPSTAFYTRIDEHLSWITKSTKEGCYCLKI; encoded by the exons ATGATTTCTTTGAGAGgtgtaatttttttgattgtGTGTTCTGGATGG GCAAGTTCTTCTCCTCACAAATACGAAAAAGGACTCTTTGGATTTCTGTTTTCCCCCTGTCAGTGCA AATGCGGCATCAAGAATCTCGAAGCAAGATTTCTGGGCGGGGAGTACACAAAAGGTCATGAATTTCCATGGTTGGCTATGATACAGATCAAAGGTTTTGCAGCAACTACAGCAACTCTAATAAACAGCCGCTATGTTATAACAGCAGCTTCGGAACTTATTGG ATTGACTCCTTACGACATCAAAATCACTTTTGGACAATACGATAGGTGTTTTCCTGATGTCTCTTCAACTAATGTTAGTgttgaaaaaattcttattcACCCAGATTTCAATCCCAGTAGTCGCGCGCACAATATAGCACTAATCAAAACTACAGGCCCAATTTTATTCGAGAGAAGGATATCTCCCATTTGTTTGGGATTCCCAg GTACCAAGTATCTAGGTCAAGTAGCCACCGTAGCAGGATGGGATCAATCGAAAAGTCCTCAAGAGACAACTTCACCTTCGTGCCGCCCTAAAAAAGTTGGTTTACCCGTCTTAGGAGCTTCTGAATGTTTATTGAGCAGCAAAGAACAGAATCCAGGTGATGATAAGGGTTGCCTTGGAATTTTGGGTGCTCCAAGTATCGTTTGTGAG GGGGACGCAGGAAGTCCAGTGATGTATCGATCGTACGACGGAGTATACGAGCTTATAG GAATTATGACCGACACCAATGATTGTAGTTCCAAACCCAGCACAGCATTCTACACTAGAATAGATGAACACTTATCGTGGATAACAAAAAGCACCAAAGAAGGATGTTATTGCTTGAAAATTTGA